In Scomber japonicus isolate fScoJap1 chromosome 21, fScoJap1.pri, whole genome shotgun sequence, one DNA window encodes the following:
- the sec22c gene encoding vesicle-trafficking protein SEC22c: protein MSLILFAFVVRVRDGLPLSASTDFEHNRELQERKQQLRTISKALAFFPDRGTVKGQKLNIYFVSSEGVSYMTVCHCSLPVAKAFCFLEDLRWEFTACYKSTVVALAARPYPFLEFDSNIQKLKQQYNQSGGPALEITLAEVQQDLQIHPPQVLTLEDVELTNGTANGHMEQVPGSGQNIRLEPVTAPGILSLVLNIMCASLNIIRGVHLIEYTFQDDYEGIWNVVAFLLAFVCCVFQCHLYLFHSSLKKPKSFTLLSVIVLCNLYLLGMRNVWQLIFHISVASLSTFLILTRKLQDRTNDCGV, encoded by the exons atgtctctgatcctgtttgccTTTGTGGTTCGGGTCAGGGATGGACTCCCCCTGTCAGCCTCCACAGACTTTGAACACAATCGAGAACTCCAGGAGAGGAAGCAACAGCTCAGGACTATCAGCAAGGCGCTGGCCTTCTTCCCTGACAGAGGGACAGTCAAGGGCCAGAAGCTCAACATATA CTTCGTCTCTTCAGAGGGTGTATCCTACATGACTGTGTGCCACTGCAGCCTCCCTGTTGCTAAGGCCTTCTGCTTCCTGGAAGATTTGCGTTGGGAGTTCACCGCGTGCTACAAAAGCACTGTTGTTGCCTTGGCAGCCAGGCCATATCCATTTTTGGAATTTG ACAGCAACATTCAGAAGCTCAAGCAGCAATACAACCAGAGTGGCGGTCCTGCCTTAGAGATCACATTGGCAGAGGTCCAGCAGGATCTGCAGATCCACCCACCACAAGTTCTTACCTTGGAGGATGTGGAGCTAACCAATGGCACCGCAAATGGGCATATGGAACAAGTTCCTGGATCTG GTCAGAATATAAGACTTGAACCAGTGACAGCACCAGGCATCCTCTCTCTTGTTCTCAATATCATGTGTGCATCTTTGAACATCATCCGTGGCGTGCACCTCATAGAGTACACATTCCAG GATGATTATGAAGGAATATGGAACGTTGTTGCATTTCTTCTGGCatttgtctgctgtgtttttcag TGCCACCTGTACCTGTTCCATTCATCTCTAAAGAAACCCAAGTCCTTCACTCTGTTGAGTGTGATCGTCCTATGCAACCTCTACTTGCTTGGCATGAGAAATGTGTGGCAGCTGATCTTCCACATTTCTGTTGCCTCCCTCTCCAccttcctcatcctcacccGCAAACTCCAAGACAGAACCAATGACTGTGGGGTCTGA